In Gossypium arboreum isolate Shixiya-1 chromosome 5, ASM2569848v2, whole genome shotgun sequence, a single genomic region encodes these proteins:
- the LOC108450721 gene encoding cysteine-rich receptor-like protein kinase 2: MNRRAQYVFMVLMIGSIASFQGVVGDARAQVLNMTCSSEKENNRTLFVPNFISLMETISDLMRQFGFGTAVSGSGPDANYGLAQCYGDLSLLDCPLCYAEARTVLPQCYPYNGGRVFLDGCFMRSANYSFYDEYLGPTDMVLCGNASRKGLNFQASARQAVSRAVASALGNKGYGKASVAVSGTNETAHVLVDCWRSLNKSSCQACLDNASAAMLRCLPWSEGRALYTGCFMRYSNIDFINKETSNGISRGTIIIIVISAVSSLVFLAVIAAIGVYIRKRRYIQKKRGSNDAEKWVKVLRDSNLNFKHSTVEKATGSFDEANKLGQGGFGTVYKGALPDGREIAVKRLFYNNRHRAADFYNEVNIISSVEHKNLVRLLGCSCSGPESLLIYEFLPNKSLDHFIFDPSRGKELTWEKRYQIIIGTVEGLVYLHENPTNKIIHRDIKASNILLDLKFRAKIADFGLARSFEEDKSHISTAIAGTLGYMAPEYLANGQLTDKADVYSFGVLLLEIITGKQNNRSKDTDYSDSIIAVAWNHFQSGTAEEIYDPNIMLNENSQSSNTKNQVYRVLHIALLCTQEVRSLRPSMSKVLQMLTKKEEDLPAPTIPPFMDEKTMEFNDMSENEFYPLNAGGTDSIATVAHSSFYAR; this comes from the exons ACCCTTTTTGTtcccaatttcatttctttaatggAAACCATCAGTGACCTTATGCGTCAATTTGGTTTCGGAACCGCGGTTTCTGGTTCAGGGCCTGATGCTAACTATGGTCTAGCTCAGTGCTATGGTGATCTATCTTTGCTTGACTGTCCATTGTGCTACGCCGAGGCACGTACGGTTCTTCCTCAATGCTATCCGTATAATGGTGGTCGAGTTTTCCTTGACGGCTGCTTCATGAGATCTGCGAATTATAGCTTCTATGACGAGTACTTGGGACCTACTGACATGGTTTTGTGCGGGAATGCAAGCCGCAAGGGATTGAACTTTCAAGCATCAGCAAGACAAGCTGTGTCACGCGCGGTGGCTTCTGCATTGGGAAACAAAGGCTATGGTAAGGCTTCGGTGGCAGTTTCGGGAACAAATGAGACGGCTCATGTTCTGGTCGATTGCTGGAGGTCATTGAACAAGAGTTCTTGCCAAGCATGTTTGGATAATGCATCGGCAGCAATGTTAAGGTGCTTGCCATGGTCAGAGGGACGGGCACTCTACACTGGCTGCTTCATGAGATACTCCAACATAGATTTCATCAATAAAGAAACTTCAAATGGAATTTCAAGAG GAACCATTATTATTATAGTAATTTCTGCTGTCAGTTCCCTGGTTTTTTTAGCTGTTATTGCAGCTATTGGAGTTTATATCAGGAAGCGCAGATACATACAAAAGAAAAGAG GTTCAAATGATGCAGAAAAGTGGGTGAAAGTACTTCGTGATAGTAACTTAAATTTCAAGCACTCTACAGTAGAGAAGGCTACAGGATCGTTCGACGAGGCGAACAAGCTTGGACAAGGAGGATTCGGGACAGTTTATAAG GGTGCTCTACCTGATGGAAGAGAGATAGCTGTCAAGAGACTTTTCTATAACAATCGACACCGAGCTGCTGATTTCTACAATGAAGTCAACATAATAAGCAGTGTGGAGCATAAAAACCTGGTGAGATTGTTGGGATGTAGTTGTTCCGGACCCGAAAGTCTTCTCATCTACGAGTTCCTCCCTAACAAGAGCCTTGATCATTTCATCTTTG ATCCAAGCAGAGGTAAAGAACTTACCTGGGAAAAGAGATACCAAATTATCATCGGGACCGTAGAAGGTTTAGTCTATCTTCATGAAAACCCCACGAACAAAATCATTCATAGGGATATAAAAGCTAGCAATATCTTGTTGGATTTAAAGTTCCGCGCCAAAATCGCTGATTTCGGGTTGGCAAGATCTTTCGAGGAAGATAAGAGCCATATCAGCACTGCCATTGCCGGAACACT AGGATACATGGCACCAGAATACCTAGCCAATGGTCAGTTAACGGACAAGGCCGATGTCTATAGTTTCGGAGTGCTGTTACTAGAGATCATAACCGGAAAGCAAAACAACAGAAGCAAAGACACGGATTACTCAGACAGTATAATTGCAGTT GCATGGAATCACTTTCAATCAGGGACTGCAGAGGAGATTTATGATCCAAATATAATGTTAAATGAAAACAGCCAAAGTAGCAATACGAAGAATCAGGTTTACAGAGTATTGCATATCGCACTTCTTTGCACCCAAGAGGTTCGATCACTAAGACCCTCAATGTCGAAGGTACTACAGATGCTAACAAAGAAAGAGGAAGACCTCCCTGCACCAACGATTCCTCCTTTCATGGATGAAAAGACAATGGAATTCAACGATATGAGCGAGAACGAGTTTTATCCGCTGAATGCAGGTGGGACTGATTCAATCGCCACTGTGGCTCACAGTTCCTTTTACGCAAGATGA